The Glycine soja cultivar W05 chromosome 8, ASM419377v2, whole genome shotgun sequence genome has a window encoding:
- the LOC114424276 gene encoding uncharacterized protein LOC114424276, producing the protein MATEAMLQLGILILTLSLFFIMHNIHTQTTQARTRTRNKTSQSEPNRHLAQASRHLARARSTSHRAQHAKNALAEADKALAVWPRDPRAHILRAQALHLTGQRAAAIKALDAALSSAAARSLSAAERVRALVERAELKVAMNRRRRVDSAVKDLVEAVGLSGGSDLEDALCLLGKCYEWKGMKEEAKDAFQKVLEVQPDSEEARSGLERLGIL; encoded by the coding sequence ATGGCGACAGAGGCTATGCTGCAGTTGGGAATCTTAATCCTAACTCtctccttgttcttcatcatgCACAACATCCACACCCAAACAACTCAAGCCCGAACTCGAACCCGCAATAAGACCAGTCAATCCGAACCGAACCGCCACCTGGCCCAAGCATCGCGCCACCTGGCCCGGGCCAGATCCACCTCGCACCGAGCCCAGCACGCCAAGAACGCGCTGGCGGAAGCAGACAAGGCCCTCGCCGTCTGGCCCAGGGACCCGCGGGCCCACATCCTCCGGGCCCAGGCCCTCCACCTCACAGGCCAACGCGCCGCCGCAATCAAGGCCCTCGACGCGGCGCTCTCCTCGGCGGCGGCCAGGTCGCTCTCCGCCGCGGAGCGCGTCCGCGCGCTCGTGGAGAGGGCGGAGCTGAAGGTCGCCATGAACCGGCGGCGGCGAGTCGACTCGGCCGTGAAGGACTTGGTGGAGGCGGTGGGGCTGAGTGGAGGGAGTGACTTGGAGGATGCGCTGTGTTTGCTTGGAAAGTGTTACGAATGGAAAGGGATGAAAGAGGAAGCTAAGGATGCGTTCCAGAAGGTTCTTGAGGTTCAGCCCGATTCGGAGGAGGCTCGTAGTGGGTTGGAACGATTAGGAATTCTTTGA
- the LOC114423884 gene encoding AP2-like ethylene-responsive transcription factor AIL7 isoform X2 — protein sequence MDSQSETQQLAVPKMEDFYFGDHQQDLKAMIVPGFKALSGTNSGSEVDDSTSNKTVTRVAPAALGGAHSGESNCKGSALTLCDVAANGSDDSNNKAVVAVGFDTRKKVAHTFGQRTSIYRGVTRHRWTGRYEAHLWDNSCRREGQARKGRQVYLGGYDKEDKAARAYDLAALKYWGPTATTNFPISNYTKELEEMEHAGRQEFIASLRRKSSGFSRGASAYRGVTRHHQQGRWQARIGRVAGNKDLYLGTFSTEEEAAEAYDIAAIKFRGSSAVTNFEMSRYDVDTILNNSLPVGGVAKRLKVSPETENKALISTIIQPPQNTNASSSINFSAIQPVSSIPYDSAITCYPHNFFHHHFNPTNGGTSSSDSAAAAAVTDAIALNTLPPPAVPGFFIWPHQSY from the exons ATGGATTCACAGAGTGAGACCCAACAACTTGCGGTGCCAAAAATGGAAGATTTTTACTTCGGTGATCACCAGCAAGATCTGAAGGCGATGATTGTTCCTGGGTTCAAAGCGTTGTCTGGGACCAACTCGGGGTCCGAGGTGGATGACTCGACCTCCAACAAGACGGTGACTCGGGTTGCACCCGCTGCGTTGGGCGGTGCTCACTCTGGCGAATCTAATTGTAAAGGATCAGCTTTGACTTTATGCGATGTTGCTGCGAATGGTTCTGATGATAGTAATAATAAGGCCGTTGTTGCCGTGGGGTTTGATACTCGGAAGAAGGTTGCTCATACGTTTGGCCAGCGAACTTCAATTTACAGAGGGGTCACAAG GCACCGATGGACGGGAAGATATGAAGCGCATCTATGGGATAACAGCTGTAGGCGAGAGGGTCAGGCCAGGAAAGGGCGTCaag TGTACTTGG gTGGATATGACAAGGAAGATAAGGCTGCGAGGGCTTATGATTtagcagctctaaagtactggGGACCAACAGCCACGACTAACTTTCCT ATTTCCAATTATACAAAGGAATTGGAGGAGATGGAACATGCAGGAAGGCAAGAATTTATTGCATCACTGCGAAG GAAAAGTAGTGGTTTTTCAAGGGGAGCTTCTGCTTACAGAGGTGTTACAAG GCATCACCAACAGGGTAGATGGCAAGCGAGAATTGGCCGAGTTGCGGGAAACAAGGATCTATACTTGGGAACATTTT CAACTGAAGAGGAGGCAGCAGAGGCTTATGACATTGCAGCCATAAAGTTCAGAGGTTCGAGCGCCGTAACCAATTTCGAGATGAGTCGATATGACGTCGACACTATATTGAACAACTCGCTTCCAGTTGGTGGCGTAGCAAAGCGCTTGAAAGTTTCCCCAGAAACGGAGAACAAAGCTCTTATCAGCACCATTATTCAACCACCTCAGAACACAAACGCAAGTAGCAGCATCAATTTCTCAGCCATTCAGCCAGTTTCTTCTATACCCTATGATTCTGCAATCACATGTTACCCCCACAACTTCTTCCACCACCATTTCAATCCTACCAACGGTGGAACTAGCTCATCAGATTCTGCTGCTGCTGCAGCAGTGACCGATGCGATTGCACTCAATACCCTTCCACCACCAGCAGTTCCTGGGTTCTTCATATGGCCTCACCAGTCCTACTGA
- the LOC114423884 gene encoding AP2-like ethylene-responsive transcription factor AIL6 isoform X1, with protein sequence MAGATNWLTFSLTHMEMQQFGPYDTTTHSHCFNDSNFYGWTNSKSVMDSQSETQQLAVPKMEDFYFGDHQQDLKAMIVPGFKALSGTNSGSEVDDSTSNKTVTRVAPAALGGAHSGESNCKGSALTLCDVAANGSDDSNNKAVVAVGFDTRKKVAHTFGQRTSIYRGVTRHRWTGRYEAHLWDNSCRREGQARKGRQVYLGGYDKEDKAARAYDLAALKYWGPTATTNFPISNYTKELEEMEHAGRQEFIASLRRKSSGFSRGASAYRGVTRHHQQGRWQARIGRVAGNKDLYLGTFSTEEEAAEAYDIAAIKFRGSSAVTNFEMSRYDVDTILNNSLPVGGVAKRLKVSPETENKALISTIIQPPQNTNASSSINFSAIQPVSSIPYDSAITCYPHNFFHHHFNPTNGGTSSSDSAAAAAVTDAIALNTLPPPAVPGFFIWPHQSY encoded by the exons ATGGCTGGTGCCACGAATTGGCTTACGTTTTCGTTGACTCACATGGAAATGCAGCAGTTCGGTCCATACGACACCACCACTCACTCTCACTGCTTCAACGACAGCAATTTTTATG GGTGGACGAATTCTAAGAGCGTCATGGATTCACAGAGTGAGACCCAACAACTTGCGGTGCCAAAAATGGAAGATTTTTACTTCGGTGATCACCAGCAAGATCTGAAGGCGATGATTGTTCCTGGGTTCAAAGCGTTGTCTGGGACCAACTCGGGGTCCGAGGTGGATGACTCGACCTCCAACAAGACGGTGACTCGGGTTGCACCCGCTGCGTTGGGCGGTGCTCACTCTGGCGAATCTAATTGTAAAGGATCAGCTTTGACTTTATGCGATGTTGCTGCGAATGGTTCTGATGATAGTAATAATAAGGCCGTTGTTGCCGTGGGGTTTGATACTCGGAAGAAGGTTGCTCATACGTTTGGCCAGCGAACTTCAATTTACAGAGGGGTCACAAG GCACCGATGGACGGGAAGATATGAAGCGCATCTATGGGATAACAGCTGTAGGCGAGAGGGTCAGGCCAGGAAAGGGCGTCaag TGTACTTGG gTGGATATGACAAGGAAGATAAGGCTGCGAGGGCTTATGATTtagcagctctaaagtactggGGACCAACAGCCACGACTAACTTTCCT ATTTCCAATTATACAAAGGAATTGGAGGAGATGGAACATGCAGGAAGGCAAGAATTTATTGCATCACTGCGAAG GAAAAGTAGTGGTTTTTCAAGGGGAGCTTCTGCTTACAGAGGTGTTACAAG GCATCACCAACAGGGTAGATGGCAAGCGAGAATTGGCCGAGTTGCGGGAAACAAGGATCTATACTTGGGAACATTTT CAACTGAAGAGGAGGCAGCAGAGGCTTATGACATTGCAGCCATAAAGTTCAGAGGTTCGAGCGCCGTAACCAATTTCGAGATGAGTCGATATGACGTCGACACTATATTGAACAACTCGCTTCCAGTTGGTGGCGTAGCAAAGCGCTTGAAAGTTTCCCCAGAAACGGAGAACAAAGCTCTTATCAGCACCATTATTCAACCACCTCAGAACACAAACGCAAGTAGCAGCATCAATTTCTCAGCCATTCAGCCAGTTTCTTCTATACCCTATGATTCTGCAATCACATGTTACCCCCACAACTTCTTCCACCACCATTTCAATCCTACCAACGGTGGAACTAGCTCATCAGATTCTGCTGCTGCTGCAGCAGTGACCGATGCGATTGCACTCAATACCCTTCCACCACCAGCAGTTCCTGGGTTCTTCATATGGCCTCACCAGTCCTACTGA